From Vibrio aerogenes, a single genomic window includes:
- the ubiG gene encoding bifunctional 2-polyprenyl-6-hydroxyphenol methylase/3-demethylubiquinol 3-O-methyltransferase UbiG gives MSSNQNVDFKEIQKFEEMASRWWDPDGEFRPLHQINPLRLNYVLEKADGLFGKKVLDVGCGGGILSESMAREGADVTGLDMGKEPLEIARLHARSEQLRISYVEETVEAHAQENTGRYDVITCMEMLEHVPDPFSVIQACAQLVKPGGHVFFSTLNRNIKSYLFAIVGAEKLLKIVPEGTHEHDKFIRPSELLKMIDKTPLQETGMTGLHYNPLTDTYRLGHNVDINYIVHTKSS, from the coding sequence ATGAGTTCAAATCAAAACGTTGATTTTAAAGAAATTCAGAAATTTGAAGAAATGGCATCACGATGGTGGGATCCGGACGGTGAATTCAGGCCATTACATCAAATCAACCCACTCCGGCTCAATTATGTATTAGAAAAAGCTGATGGCCTGTTTGGAAAAAAGGTACTCGACGTAGGCTGCGGTGGCGGTATTCTTTCTGAAAGTATGGCGAGAGAAGGTGCCGATGTCACCGGGTTGGATATGGGGAAAGAGCCACTTGAAATTGCACGTCTGCATGCCCGTTCAGAACAACTCCGAATCTCATATGTTGAAGAAACGGTTGAAGCACATGCTCAGGAAAACACGGGCCGTTATGATGTGATTACCTGCATGGAAATGCTTGAACATGTACCGGACCCTTTTTCCGTCATTCAGGCTTGTGCACAATTAGTCAAACCGGGTGGACATGTTTTCTTCTCAACACTGAACAGAAATATCAAATCATATCTGTTTGCAATTGTCGGAGCTGAGAAATTACTGAAAATAGTCCCGGAAGGCACTCATGAGCACGACAAATTCATCCGGCCTTCAGAACTTTTAAAGATGATAGACAAAACACCACTGCAGGAAACAGGAATGACCGGTCTGCATTATAACCCTCTGACAGACACCTACCGGCTGGGACACAATGTTGATATCAACTATATTGTCCATACAAAAAGCAGCTGA
- a CDS encoding 30S ribosomal protein S6 modification protein, translating into MQSHSKILVWYKVASQQVVLGEACQDVCDNLVSLWVDTPTEVADDLGYHMSLFGDDGRKIADKPISMLTADQLLGAKDNLGARV; encoded by the coding sequence ATGCAGAGTCATTCAAAAATTCTTGTATGGTATAAGGTTGCAAGTCAACAGGTTGTTCTTGGAGAAGCTTGTCAGGATGTGTGTGATAATCTTGTTTCTCTTTGGGTTGATACACCAACAGAGGTCGCAGATGATTTGGGCTATCATATGTCGCTCTTTGGTGATGACGGAAGAAAAATTGCGGATAAACCAATTTCAATGTTAACAGCGGATCAGTTACTGGGAGCAAAAGACAATCTTGGTGCCCGTGTCTGA
- a CDS encoding GTP cyclohydrolase II produces MAEVRARVGLKVGVNSSIDAEILSFEGLKTDKEHVALVFKAADKNQEIPLVRMHSECLTGDVFHSSRCDCGEQLEETVSLMGESGGVLLYLRQEGRGIGLYNKIDAYLLQNEGYDTYEANHQLGFGDDLRDFQEAAQMLQALSIKKIRLITNNPKKVKELKNYGIEIAEVIHTSAHVKEGNVNYLKAKVSHGKHKLNL; encoded by the coding sequence ATGGCAGAAGTAAGGGCCAGAGTTGGATTAAAGGTCGGAGTAAACAGTAGTATTGATGCGGAAATTCTTTCTTTTGAAGGATTGAAAACTGATAAAGAGCATGTGGCACTGGTTTTTAAAGCTGCGGATAAAAATCAGGAGATACCTCTGGTCAGAATGCATTCTGAGTGTCTGACTGGTGATGTGTTCCATTCATCAAGATGCGACTGTGGCGAACAGCTGGAAGAAACTGTGTCACTGATGGGTGAGTCTGGCGGTGTATTGCTTTATTTACGTCAGGAAGGACGTGGGATAGGTCTATATAATAAAATAGATGCTTACCTCCTGCAGAATGAAGGTTATGATACATATGAAGCGAACCACCAACTTGGCTTTGGCGATGATCTGCGTGACTTTCAGGAGGCTGCACAGATGTTACAGGCGCTTTCTATTAAAAAAATACGACTCATCACCAATAATCCCAAGAAAGTGAAAGAGTTGAAAAATTACGGGATAGAGATTGCTGAAGTGATCCATACATCTGCACATGTGAAAGAAGGAAATGTCAATTACCTCAAAGCCAAAGTATCTCATGGTAAGCATAAATTGAATTTATAA
- the yfaE gene encoding class I ribonucleotide reductase maintenance protein YfaE, with protein sequence MTKITINQSITIETTSSETLLESMEKAGLDVEYQCRDGHCGACRCQLASGNVEYTGFAMACTQGNEILPCICRSVQEDIALNQVKYQHKKVKRA encoded by the coding sequence ATGACAAAAATTACAATTAATCAGTCCATTACCATTGAAACTACATCTTCAGAGACACTGCTTGAAAGTATGGAAAAAGCAGGATTAGATGTAGAGTATCAATGCAGAGACGGGCACTGCGGTGCCTGTCGTTGCCAGCTTGCTTCTGGCAATGTGGAATACACAGGATTTGCTATGGCTTGTACGCAGGGTAATGAAATTTTGCCTTGTATCTGCCGATCAGTACAGGAAGATATAGCGCTTAATCAGGTCAAATATCAGCACAAAAAAGTAAAGCGGGCGTGA
- a CDS encoding CinA family nicotinamide mononucleotide deamidase-related protein produces the protein MIKVTMLSTGEEVLHGDIQDTNSTWLSRLFFERGYALTKRSTAGDNRRVLREELLMLSLNSDILIVNGGLGPTGDDLSAEIAAEVSEQSLVLFPEWLDHMKSYFEERNLTMPQNNVKQAMLPERAEIVDNPIGTACGFKVEIHGCQCYFTPGVPREFKRMIEKEILPDIEKHFTDVNSLACHRLYTLGCSESALEEKLNQVTLPQGYSLGFRSYLPFIEVKLFGPRENENEMYQLVEQLYMKVSDYTVSIDQPMLAQLSDKMQEQQKSLSLAEQSTRGWLANWLFDDSEIYGLSGSSWVLSPKVSGKMSSQDPMAAVLALAAATKEKSATDLALATGSCHGNEFSVGLSSPEGEWSQKLKFRRQYTPEEQRMIIGTIAADMLLRYLSSKPVFRQYSSVTLEKQLYIPAQSLSV, from the coding sequence ATGATTAAAGTAACAATGTTGAGTACGGGTGAAGAAGTGCTTCACGGGGATATTCAGGACACAAACTCAACGTGGTTGTCGCGTTTATTTTTTGAACGTGGTTATGCGCTGACGAAGCGCTCTACTGCAGGTGATAATCGTCGGGTTCTGCGTGAAGAACTGCTCATGCTTTCATTGAATTCAGATATATTAATTGTTAACGGCGGTTTGGGCCCGACTGGTGATGATCTTTCTGCAGAAATAGCGGCAGAGGTGTCAGAGCAGTCACTGGTCTTATTTCCTGAGTGGCTGGATCATATGAAGTCTTATTTCGAAGAAAGAAATCTGACGATGCCGCAAAATAATGTGAAGCAGGCTATGCTGCCTGAGCGTGCTGAGATAGTGGACAATCCAATTGGCACCGCTTGTGGTTTTAAAGTCGAGATTCATGGATGTCAGTGCTATTTTACGCCAGGGGTGCCGCGTGAGTTTAAGCGGATGATTGAAAAGGAAATACTTCCGGATATTGAAAAGCATTTTACAGATGTGAACAGTCTGGCATGTCACCGATTATACACATTAGGGTGTAGTGAGTCCGCACTGGAAGAAAAGCTGAATCAGGTCACTCTGCCTCAGGGATATTCTCTTGGTTTCCGTTCTTATTTACCTTTTATTGAAGTGAAGCTGTTTGGTCCGCGTGAAAACGAAAATGAAATGTATCAGCTGGTTGAGCAGTTATATATGAAAGTCTCGGACTATACGGTCAGTATTGACCAGCCAATGCTGGCTCAGTTGTCAGATAAAATGCAGGAACAGCAGAAGTCTCTGTCGCTTGCTGAGCAGTCAACACGGGGATGGCTGGCTAACTGGTTATTCGATGATAGCGAGATTTATGGGTTGAGTGGGAGTTCCTGGGTTCTGAGCCCGAAGGTTTCCGGAAAAATGTCCTCTCAGGATCCAATGGCTGCAGTATTAGCACTGGCAGCAGCAACCAAGGAAAAAAGTGCAACCGATTTGGCGTTGGCAACAGGAAGCTGTCACGGGAATGAATTTTCTGTCGGCTTATCCTCTCCTGAAGGTGAGTGGTCGCAGAAACTAAAATTTCGCCGGCAGTACACACCCGAAGAACAGCGTATGATTATTGGTACGATTGCTGCAGATATGTTATTGCGTTACTTATCCTCGAAACCTGTGTTCAGACAGTACAGCTCTGTGACACTGGAAAAGCAGTTGTATATCCCGGCTCAATCGCTTTCGGTTTAG
- the nrdB gene encoding class Ia ribonucleoside-diphosphate reductase subunit beta, whose product MAYSTFTQKKNDQLKEPMFLGQPVNVARYDQQKYEIFEKLIEKQLSFFWRPEEVDISSDRIDYNNLPEHEKHIFISNLKYQTLLDSIQGRSPNVALLPLVSLPELETWIETWSFSETIHSRSYTHIIRNIVNDPSVVFDDIVENEHILKRAKDIAHYYDDLIQLTNDYHRFGEGKHELNGQTVAISLNELKRKLYLCLMSVNALEAIRFYVSFACSFAFAERELMEGNAKIIKLIARDEALHLTGTQHMINLLRNGQDDFTFIQIAEECKQECFDLFKEAAEQEKEWAEYLFKDGSMIGLNKDILCQYVEYITNIRMQAVGLPVAYPEATTNPIPWINAWLSSDNVQVAPQEAEISSYLVGQIDNEVSQDDFKDFEL is encoded by the coding sequence ATGGCTTATAGTACTTTTACTCAAAAAAAGAATGATCAATTAAAAGAACCCATGTTCTTAGGGCAGCCGGTGAATGTTGCCCGTTATGACCAGCAAAAGTATGAAATATTTGAAAAACTGATCGAAAAACAACTCTCATTTTTCTGGCGCCCGGAGGAAGTTGATATTTCCTCTGATCGGATTGATTACAATAATTTACCGGAACATGAGAAACATATTTTTATCTCGAACTTAAAATATCAAACTTTACTGGATTCAATTCAGGGACGCAGCCCGAATGTTGCATTGCTTCCTCTGGTCTCTTTACCGGAATTAGAAACCTGGATTGAAACCTGGTCATTTTCTGAGACAATTCACTCACGCTCATATACACATATTATTCGTAATATCGTGAATGACCCCTCTGTTGTTTTTGATGATATCGTTGAAAATGAACATATTCTGAAACGGGCAAAAGATATTGCTCATTATTATGATGACCTTATCCAGCTAACCAATGACTATCACCGTTTCGGAGAAGGAAAGCATGAACTGAATGGTCAGACAGTGGCTATCAGTCTCAATGAACTCAAGCGTAAACTTTATCTGTGTCTGATGTCGGTCAATGCGCTTGAAGCGATTCGTTTCTATGTCAGTTTTGCCTGCTCTTTCGCTTTTGCCGAAAGAGAACTAATGGAAGGTAATGCGAAGATCATTAAGCTGATTGCCCGGGATGAAGCCCTGCATTTGACCGGTACCCAACACATGATAAATCTGCTGCGTAACGGTCAGGATGATTTCACATTTATTCAGATTGCTGAAGAATGTAAACAAGAATGTTTTGACCTGTTCAAAGAAGCTGCGGAACAGGAAAAAGAGTGGGCAGAATATCTGTTTAAAGACGGTTCAATGATTGGTCTGAATAAAGATATTCTTTGCCAGTATGTGGAATACATTACCAATATCCGGATGCAGGCCGTTGGTTTACCTGTTGCCTATCCAGAAGCAACAACCAACCCAATCCCATGGATTAATGCATGGCTGTCTTCGGATAATGTTCAGGTTGCCCCTCAGGAAGCAGAAATCAGTTCCTATCTGGTCGGTCAGATTGACAATGAAGTCAGTCAGGATGACTTTAAGGATTTTGAATTGTAA
- the gyrA gene encoding DNA topoisomerase (ATP-hydrolyzing) subunit A has protein sequence MSDLAKEITPVSIEDELRGSYLDYAMSVIVGRALPDARDGLKPVHRRVLYAMSVLGNDWNKPYKKSARVVGDVIGKYHPHGDSAVYDTIVRMAQPFSLRYMLVDGQGNFGSIDGDSAAAMRYTEVRMAKIAHELLADLDKETVDYVPNYDGTEQIPAVLPTKIPNLLVNGASGIAVGMATNIPPHNLTEVIDGCLAYINNEEMSIDELIEYIPGPDFPTAALINGRKGIIDAYKTGRGKIYLRSKADIEVEKNGRETIIVTEIPYQVNKARLIEKIAELVKDKKVEGISALRDESDKDGMRIVIECKRDAVGEVVLNNLYSQTQLQTTFGINMVALDNGQPKLFNLKDMLKCFVDHRREVVTRRTIFELRKARDRAHILEGLALALANIDEIIDLIRQAPTPAEAKAGLIARGWELGNVSAMLERAGVDAARPDWLEPEFGIREGLYYLTEQQAQAILDLRLHRLTGLEHEKILDEYKALLEEIAELMYILSSTERLMEVIREELEIVRDAFGDARKTEITAASHDIDLEELIAREDVVVTLSHEGYVKYQSLSDYEAQRRGGKGKSATKMKDEDYIERLLVANTHDNILCFSTRGKAYRLKVYQLPHATRTARGKPIVNILPLEENERITAILPVAEYSADKYIFMATGDGTVKKTSLDQFSNVRANGLIAVNLRDDDSLIGVDITNGESDIMLFSKLGKVVRFNEQQVRSMGRTAAGVRGIKLAEGDQVVSLIVPASDGDILTVTENGYGKRTVLDEYPAKSRATQGVVSIKVSERNGCVVGAVQVDLGDEFMMITNAGTLVRTRVSEVSQVGRNTQGVTLIRTADDEQVVGLQRIDEVDEADIQNIDDAEALVESPQASDDKPTGD, from the coding sequence ATGAGCGATCTAGCTAAAGAGATCACGCCTGTCAGTATAGAAGATGAGCTACGAGGCTCATATCTCGATTATGCAATGTCTGTCATTGTTGGTCGGGCTCTTCCTGATGCTCGTGATGGCCTAAAACCAGTGCACCGCAGGGTGCTTTATGCAATGAGTGTACTGGGAAATGATTGGAATAAACCCTATAAAAAATCTGCTCGTGTTGTGGGCGATGTGATTGGTAAATATCACCCGCATGGTGACAGTGCAGTCTATGATACTATTGTTCGTATGGCGCAGCCTTTTTCTTTGCGCTATATGCTGGTCGACGGCCAGGGTAACTTTGGCTCGATTGATGGTGACTCGGCAGCAGCAATGCGTTATACCGAGGTCCGCATGGCTAAAATTGCCCATGAGTTACTCGCGGATCTCGATAAAGAAACTGTCGATTATGTACCAAACTATGACGGAACAGAGCAGATTCCTGCTGTTTTGCCAACCAAAATTCCAAACCTGCTGGTCAATGGCGCATCCGGAATTGCGGTTGGTATGGCAACCAACATTCCGCCACATAACCTGACGGAAGTGATTGATGGCTGTCTGGCCTACATCAATAATGAAGAGATGAGCATCGATGAGCTCATTGAATACATTCCGGGCCCTGATTTTCCGACTGCAGCGCTCATTAACGGCCGTAAAGGGATTATTGACGCCTATAAAACAGGCCGGGGTAAAATCTACCTTCGTTCTAAAGCCGATATTGAAGTCGAAAAAAATGGCAGAGAAACCATCATTGTCACTGAAATTCCTTATCAGGTGAACAAAGCCCGTTTGATAGAAAAAATTGCTGAACTGGTCAAAGACAAAAAAGTCGAAGGGATCAGTGCATTACGTGATGAATCTGATAAAGACGGTATGCGCATTGTCATTGAATGTAAGCGTGATGCTGTTGGCGAAGTCGTACTGAACAACCTGTATTCGCAAACTCAGTTGCAAACGACCTTTGGGATTAACATGGTCGCGTTGGATAATGGTCAGCCAAAATTATTCAACCTGAAAGACATGTTGAAATGTTTTGTCGACCACCGCCGGGAAGTTGTGACCCGCAGGACTATTTTTGAACTTCGCAAAGCAAGAGACCGGGCGCATATTCTTGAAGGTCTGGCATTGGCGCTGGCCAATATCGATGAGATTATCGATTTAATCCGTCAGGCTCCGACTCCTGCTGAAGCTAAAGCCGGATTGATTGCCCGGGGATGGGAATTAGGGAATGTGTCAGCCATGCTTGAAAGAGCGGGTGTTGATGCTGCCCGCCCTGACTGGCTTGAGCCTGAGTTTGGTATTCGTGAAGGACTTTATTATCTGACTGAGCAACAGGCTCAGGCGATACTTGATCTCCGTCTGCACAGACTGACAGGTCTTGAGCACGAAAAAATTCTGGATGAATATAAAGCACTGTTAGAAGAAATTGCAGAGCTGATGTACATCTTATCGAGCACCGAACGTCTTATGGAAGTCATTCGTGAAGAACTGGAAATTGTCCGGGACGCATTTGGTGATGCCCGTAAGACAGAGATTACAGCTGCTTCTCACGATATCGATCTGGAAGAGTTGATTGCACGTGAGGATGTTGTTGTGACGTTGTCACATGAAGGCTATGTAAAATACCAGTCTTTAAGTGACTACGAGGCACAGCGCCGGGGTGGAAAAGGTAAGAGTGCCACGAAAATGAAAGACGAAGATTATATTGAACGTCTTTTAGTTGCGAATACACATGATAATATTCTGTGTTTCTCAACCCGTGGTAAAGCATATCGCCTGAAAGTCTATCAGTTACCTCATGCGACCCGGACAGCCCGGGGAAAACCAATCGTTAATATTCTTCCGCTTGAAGAAAATGAACGTATTACTGCTATTTTACCTGTTGCGGAATATTCAGCAGATAAATATATCTTCATGGCGACTGGTGATGGCACTGTGAAGAAAACATCGCTGGATCAATTCTCCAATGTCAGGGCAAACGGCCTTATTGCTGTCAACCTAAGAGATGATGACTCACTGATTGGTGTTGATATCACCAATGGTGAAAGTGATATCATGCTGTTTTCTAAGCTGGGTAAGGTTGTCCGCTTTAATGAACAGCAAGTCAGATCTATGGGACGAACGGCCGCCGGTGTCCGCGGAATTAAACTTGCAGAAGGTGATCAGGTCGTCTCTTTGATTGTTCCTGCTTCAGATGGTGATATTCTGACGGTGACAGAGAATGGTTATGGTAAGCGGACAGTACTGGATGAATATCCTGCCAAGAGCCGTGCAACTCAGGGTGTTGTTTCGATCAAAGTTTCTGAGAGAAATGGTTGTGTCGTTGGCGCTGTTCAGGTGGATTTGGGTGATGAGTTTATGATGATCACCAATGCAGGAACACTTGTACGGACCCGCGTGTCTGAGGTGAGTCAGGTTGGACGGAATACTCAGGGCGTTACGCTGATACGTACAGCAGATGACGAGCAGGTTGTTGGTTTGCAGCGGATCGATGAAGTTGATGAAGCCGACATTCAGAATATTGATGATGCAGAGGCACTGGTTGAGTCTCCTCAAGCATCTGATGATAAGCCAACGGGTGATTAA
- a CDS encoding MBL fold metallo-hydrolase, with protein sequence MALQYQIVPVTSFSQNCSIVWCDETMEGIVIDPGGEAKRLCQIIGELGVKVVSVVLTHGHLDHVGGTQKLVEELSGVKIIGPHQADLFWLQGLEQQSQMFGFPLTPAFEPDQWLNENDVVSFGRQQLNVIHTPGHTPGHITLFNEAGRIAFVGDVLFNGGIGRTDFPQGDFNTLIESIKNKLWPLGNDMTFVPGHGPKSTFGQERVSNPFVADESPLY encoded by the coding sequence ATGGCACTTCAGTATCAAATTGTTCCGGTGACTTCTTTTTCTCAAAATTGCTCCATTGTCTGGTGTGATGAGACAATGGAGGGGATTGTTATTGATCCGGGTGGTGAAGCAAAGCGTTTGTGTCAGATAATTGGAGAGTTGGGTGTAAAAGTTGTGAGTGTTGTTTTGACTCACGGGCATTTGGATCATGTTGGTGGAACTCAGAAGCTTGTTGAAGAGTTAAGCGGGGTTAAAATCATCGGGCCTCATCAGGCTGATTTGTTTTGGTTACAAGGGCTTGAGCAACAGAGTCAGATGTTTGGTTTCCCTTTAACGCCAGCGTTTGAGCCAGATCAGTGGCTGAATGAAAATGATGTCGTTTCATTTGGCCGGCAACAGTTAAATGTGATTCATACACCGGGGCATACACCGGGGCATATAACACTGTTTAATGAAGCCGGCAGAATTGCTTTTGTTGGTGATGTCTTATTTAATGGTGGCATCGGACGAACAGATTTCCCTCAGGGTGATTTTAATACTCTGATTGAGTCAATTAAAAACAAGTTATGGCCGCTTGGAAATGATATGACTTTCGTCCCGGGACATGGCCCTAAGTCAACCTTTGGACAGGAGCGTGTATCTAATCCCTTTGTTGCGGATGAGTCTCCGCTATATTAG
- a CDS encoding glycine cleavage system protein R: MTQTFIVSFIGNATPADIHRLTTITHENGGRWLTSKINYLEDRVAALIKVEAPEETTQYIKEAFLAQPNLLTHLTDCENQTEIRNTEYSIRIDANDRAGIVNDITHLLDSQRIRVIDMNCQRIFVSDVNGVNSNLFIAHISIRLPQNLYIHDIVNELKSLSEDTKVMLDK, encoded by the coding sequence ATGACCCAAACATTCATCGTCAGCTTCATCGGAAATGCAACCCCGGCAGACATCCACAGACTCACCACAATTACTCACGAAAATGGTGGCCGGTGGCTGACCAGTAAAATTAACTACCTGGAAGACAGAGTAGCAGCACTGATAAAAGTTGAAGCGCCGGAAGAAACAACACAATACATTAAAGAAGCTTTTCTGGCTCAGCCAAACCTGCTCACACATCTGACAGATTGTGAAAATCAGACTGAGATAAGAAACACAGAATACAGTATCAGGATCGATGCCAATGATCGTGCCGGAATTGTAAATGATATCACTCATTTACTCGATAGTCAGCGGATCCGGGTGATCGATATGAATTGTCAGAGAATATTTGTGTCAGATGTGAATGGTGTGAACTCAAATCTTTTTATTGCACATATCTCCATCCGGCTGCCGCAGAATCTGTATATTCATGACATTGTTAATGAGCTGAAATCATTAAGCGAAGATACAAAAGTGATGCTTGATAAATAA
- the nrdA gene encoding class 1a ribonucleoside-diphosphate reductase subunit alpha: protein MNQQLTVTKRDGRKEKIDLDKIHRVITWAAEDLNNVSVSQVELRAHIQFYEGITTSDIHETLIKSAADLISEESPDYQYLAARLAVFHLRKKAFGQYEPPALYNHVVKLVEMGKYDQHLLADYTQEEWNEIGGYIDHKRDLNFSYAAVKQLEGKYFVQNRVSGEIYESAQFLYILVAACLFAKYPQSTRLSYVKRFYDATSTFKISLPTPIMSGVRTPTRQFSSCVLIECGDSLDSINATASAIVRYVSQRAGIGINAGRIRALGSEIRNGEAFHTGCIPFYKYFQTAVKCCSQGGVRGGAATVFYPMWHREVQSLLVLKNNRGVEENRVRHMDYGVQLNKLMYSRLVEGGIISLFSPSDVPGLYDAFFQDQNEFERLYLQYENDPSIKKEIVKAVDLFTLLMQERASTGRIYIQNVDHCNTHSPFDASVAPVRQSNLCLEIALPTKPLANVEDENGEIALCTLSAFNLGSIESLDDFEELSDLVVRALDALLDYQNYPLPAAHRATMNRRTLGVGVINYAYYLAKNGVKYSDGSANALTHKTFEAMQYYLLKASMELAKEQGKCPSFDETNYAKGLLPIDTYKKDVDLICNEPLHYDWNELRQDIMKHGLRNSTLTALMPSETSSQISNATNGIEPPRGYISVKASKDGILKQVVPEYARLKDNYELLWDIGSNNGYLHLVGIMQKFLDQAISANTNYDPGQYQTGKVPMKQLLQDLLTAYKFGVKTLYYHNTRDGAKDDQKDAVETADDDCAGGACKI, encoded by the coding sequence ATGAATCAACAACTCACAGTCACCAAACGTGACGGACGCAAAGAAAAGATTGATCTGGATAAAATTCATCGTGTGATTACCTGGGCTGCAGAGGATCTGAATAACGTCTCTGTATCACAGGTTGAATTACGGGCTCACATTCAGTTTTATGAAGGAATCACGACATCTGATATCCATGAAACCCTGATAAAATCCGCTGCAGATCTCATTTCTGAAGAATCTCCTGACTACCAGTATCTGGCTGCTAGACTCGCCGTTTTTCATCTGCGAAAAAAAGCATTTGGCCAATATGAGCCCCCTGCTTTATACAATCATGTCGTTAAACTGGTTGAAATGGGCAAATATGATCAGCATTTACTGGCTGATTATACTCAGGAAGAGTGGAATGAGATTGGTGGATACATCGACCATAAACGAGACCTTAACTTTTCATACGCAGCTGTAAAGCAACTGGAAGGAAAATATTTTGTCCAGAACCGCGTCTCCGGTGAAATATACGAAAGTGCACAATTTCTTTATATTCTTGTCGCCGCCTGCCTGTTTGCAAAATATCCGCAATCGACACGACTTAGCTATGTAAAACGCTTTTATGACGCGACTTCAACTTTCAAAATTTCACTGCCAACACCAATTATGTCAGGTGTCCGCACACCAACCCGGCAATTCAGTTCATGTGTATTGATCGAATGTGGCGACAGTCTTGATTCAATCAATGCAACTGCAAGCGCAATTGTCCGCTATGTTTCTCAAAGAGCAGGTATCGGAATCAACGCCGGGCGTATCCGGGCTCTGGGATCAGAAATCCGCAATGGCGAAGCTTTCCATACCGGATGTATTCCTTTCTATAAATATTTCCAGACTGCAGTCAAATGCTGCTCTCAGGGCGGTGTCCGTGGTGGTGCGGCAACCGTCTTTTACCCTATGTGGCACAGAGAAGTTCAGTCGTTACTTGTTCTGAAAAACAACCGGGGTGTTGAAGAAAACCGTGTCCGTCATATGGACTATGGTGTTCAGCTGAATAAGCTGATGTACTCACGACTTGTAGAAGGCGGAATAATTTCTCTGTTCTCTCCATCTGATGTTCCCGGACTTTATGATGCATTCTTCCAGGATCAGAATGAATTTGAACGTCTTTATCTGCAATATGAAAATGACCCTTCAATTAAAAAAGAAATAGTGAAGGCTGTTGATCTGTTTACGCTGCTTATGCAGGAAAGAGCATCCACCGGCCGGATTTACATCCAAAACGTTGATCACTGTAATACACATAGTCCGTTTGATGCTTCGGTTGCTCCGGTCAGACAATCGAACCTGTGTCTGGAAATTGCACTCCCTACCAAGCCGCTGGCCAATGTCGAAGATGAAAATGGGGAGATTGCGCTGTGCACTCTTTCAGCCTTTAACCTGGGGTCAATCGAATCTCTGGATGACTTTGAGGAGTTATCTGATTTGGTCGTTCGTGCACTGGATGCATTACTGGATTACCAGAATTATCCACTACCAGCGGCTCACCGGGCAACAATGAACCGTCGAACTCTGGGCGTAGGAGTCATTAACTATGCTTACTATCTGGCCAAAAATGGTGTGAAATATTCAGATGGCAGTGCCAATGCGCTCACGCACAAAACCTTTGAAGCAATGCAGTATTATCTGCTCAAGGCGTCCATGGAGCTGGCCAAAGAACAAGGTAAGTGTCCTTCATTTGATGAAACAAATTATGCAAAAGGTCTGCTTCCAATCGATACATATAAGAAAGATGTAGACTTAATTTGCAACGAGCCTCTCCATTATGACTGGAACGAACTCCGCCAAGACATCATGAAACACGGACTGAGAAATTCGACGTTAACCGCTTTAATGCCTTCTGAGACATCTTCACAAATCTCAAATGCAACCAATGGGATCGAACCACCGCGCGGCTATATATCAGTCAAAGCATCCAAAGACGGTATTTTGAAACAGGTTGTTCCTGAGTACGCCCGATTGAAAGACAACTATGAACTGTTGTGGGATATCGGCTCGAATAATGGTTATCTGCATCTGGTCGGAATTATGCAAAAGTTCCTCGATCAGGCTATTTCCGCCAATACGAATTATGATCCGGGACAATACCAAACCGGTAAAGTACCGATGAAGCAGTTGCTGCAGGACTTACTTACTGCTTATAAATTCGGTGTAAAAACGCTCTACTACCACAATACCAGAGATGGTGCCAAAGATGATCAAAAGGATGCTGTAGAAACAGCAGATGATGATTGTGCCGGTGGTGCGTGTAAAATCTGA